A genomic region of Hypomesus transpacificus isolate Combined female chromosome 19, fHypTra1, whole genome shotgun sequence contains the following coding sequences:
- the mmp2 gene encoding 72 kDa type IV collagenase yields the protein MGGQTMFSSRHIVLKLFVIQFLVFQKTYAAPSPIIKFPGDDTTPKTDKEVALHYLNKFYGCPQDRCNLMVLKDSLKKMQKFFSLQETGEIDPKTVEIMKKPRCGVPDVANYNFFHRKPMWQKNAITYRILGHTPDLDEETVDDAFFRAFKVWSDVTPLKFTRIMDGEADIMINFGRNEHGDGYPFDGKDGLLAHAFAPGPGIGGDSHFDDDEQWTLGDGQVVKVKFGNADGEFCKFPFLFMGTEYNSCTPQGRDDGFLWCSTTYNFDDDGKYGFCPHELLFTLGGNADGAPCKFPFTFQGTKYEGCTTEGRDDGYRWCATTEDYDRDTTYGFCPETAMSTVGGNSEGSPCVFPFTFLGDTYEACTASGRSDGKMWCASTKSYDDDRKWGFCPDQGYSLFLVAAHEFGHALGLEHSQDTGALMAPIYTYTKDFRLSDDDVKGIQELYGIDTDKPIPPTKGPVTPMDICKEPRVFDAVAQIRGETFFFKDRFLFRSVNFRGKPTGPMLVATYWPDLPGKIDAAYENPLEEKTVFFAGNEMWIFKADQVEKGYPQRISHLGLPSDLERIDAALSFRKNKKTYLFSGDKFWRYNEEKKKMDPGFPKLIADSWNGIPDNIDSAFSLNGIDYSYFFKGSHYFKLDDNNLKIVKLGEITKDWLGC from the exons ATGGGGGGCCAAACGATGTTTAGTTCTCGACACATTGTACTTAAATTGTTTGTGATACAGTTTTTAGTTTTTCAGAAAACGTATGCTGCCCCATCACCTATTATAAAGTTTCCTGGTGACGACACAActcctaaaacagacaaagaAGTTGCACTG CACTATCTGAACAAGTTCTATGGCTGCCCACAAGACAGATGTAACCTCATGGTGCTCAAGGACAGTTTGAAAAAAATGCAGAAATTCTTTTCCCTGCAAGAGACAGGCGAAATCGATCCCAAGACTGTGGAGATCATGAAGAAGCCCCGCTGCGGTGTGCCAGATGTAGCCAATTACAACTTCTTCCACAGGAAACCCATGTGGCAGAAAAACGCCATCACCTACAG GATTCTTGGACACACACCGGATCTGGATGAAGAGACTGTAGACGATGCTTTCTTCAGAGCCTTCAAAGTGTGGAGTGATGTCACCCCACTCAAGTTCACCCGCATCATGGATGGAGAGGCTGACATCATGATCAATTTTGGCCGCAATG AGCACGGTGATGGCTATCCCTTTGATGGTAAGGACGGCCTCCTGGCTCATGCCTTCGCACCAGGACCAGGCATCGGAGGAGACTCTCACTTTGATGACGATGAGCAATGGACCCTGGGAGATGGCCAAG TGGTGAAGGTGAAGTTTGGGAATGCCGACGGAGAGTTCTGTAAATTCCCCTTCCTCTTTATGGGGACGGAGTACAACAGCTGTACCCCTCAAGGTCGTGACGACGGCTTCCTGTGGTGCTCCACCACATACAACTTTGACGACGACGGCAAATATGGTTTCTGCCCCCACGAGT TGCTGTTCACCCTGGGTGGAAATGCCGACGGAGCTCCTTGTAAGTTCCCCTTCACGTTCCAAGGGACTAAGTACGAAGGCTGCACCACAGAGGGTCGTGACGACGGTTACCGTTGGTGTGCCACTACCGAGGACTATGACAGGGACACAACCTACGGTTTTTGCCCTGAAACTG CCATGTCTACCGTGGGAGGGAACTCGGAAGGTAGTCCTTGTGTCTTCCCCTTTACCTTCTTGGGAGACACGTATGAAGCTTGCACTGCTTCCGGCCGTAGTGACGGCAAGATGTGGTGTGCCTCCACCAAGAGCTATGACGACGATCGCAAGTGGGGCTTCTGTCCTGACCAAG GCTACAGTCTCTTCCTGGTTGCGGCCCATGAGTTTGGACATGCTCTGGGCTTGGAGCACTCCCAGGACACTGGGGCTCTGATGGCCCCCATCTACACCTACACCAAGGACTTCAGGCTGTCCGATGATGACGTCAAAGGCATCCAGGAGCTTTATG GTATTGATACAGACAAGCCCATACCCCCTACTAAGGGGCCGGTTACACCCATGGATATCTGTAAAGAGCCTAGAGTCTTTGATGCCGTAGCCCAGATCAGAGGAGAGACCTTCTTCTTCAAGGACAG GTTCCTGTTCAGGTCAGTCAACTTCAGGGGCAAGCCCACCGGCCCTATGTTGGTGGCTACCTACTGGCCTGATCTGCCTGGCAAGATTGATGCTGCTTATGAGAACCCACTGGAGGAGAAGACTGTGTTCTTCGCAG GCAATGAGATGTGGATCTTTAAGGCTGACCAAGTGGAGAAAGGATATCCCCAGAGGATCTCCCACCTGGGCCTGCCAAGTGACCTGGAGCGTATCGACGCAGCCTTGTCCTTCAGAAAGAACAAGAAGACCTACCTCTTCTCCGGGGACAAGTTCTGGAG GTACaatgaggagaagaagaaaatggACCCTGGCTTCCCCAAGCTTATCGCTGACTCCTGGAATGGCATCCCAGACAACATAGACTCTGCCTTCAGTCTGAATGGTATAG ATTACAGCTATTTCTTCAAAGGCTCCCACTACTTTAAATTGGATGACAACAACCTGAAGATTGTCAAACTGGGTGAAATTACAAAGGATTGGCTGGGTTGTTAA